In bacterium, a single window of DNA contains:
- a CDS encoding CDP-alcohol phosphatidyltransferase family protein has protein sequence MQNKLAFIRIALIPLFIFTVTYQKIPLFRNKPIFPILVFLIFLSLEIADRFLDEEGGLSDVINPICSKIFVIIAFFLLFSKMGFPKWIAYTVICREILAIIGWCVFYQAIPDETFGKERGMLGKGSYIFQAMTIFLYLFNGMSQLTYIISIVMLTFTITSLIDYLMNV, from the coding sequence ATGCAAAACAAACTAGCATTTATTAGAATAGCCCTTATCCCCTTATTTATCTTTACCGTCACTTATCAAAAAATTCCCCTTTTTCGCAACAAGCCAATTTTTCCTATCCTTGTCTTTCTTATATTCTTAAGCCTTGAAATTGCAGATAGATTTCTTGATGAAGAGGGGGGTTTATCAGATGTTATAAACCCTATTTGTTCCAAGATTTTTGTCATTATTGCCTTTTTTCTCCTTTTTTCAAAAATGGGCTTTCCAAAATGGATAGCCTATACGGTCATTTGCCGTGAGATTTTGGCAATTATTGGCTGGTGTGTCTTCTATCAAGCAATTCCAGATGAAACATTTGGGAAGGAAAGGGGCATGCTCGGTAAGGGTTCCTATATTTTCCAGGCAATGACTATTTTTCTTTATCTTTTCAACGGAATGAGCCAATTAACCTACATTATTAGCATTGTTATGCTTACATTTACCATAACATCCCTTATCGATTACCTGATGAATGTTTAG
- a CDS encoding type II secretion system protein has protein sequence MKVRSFRKNQGFTLIELMIVIVVVGILLAILLGRLTLIMDRAREKTTHKNLKNIKLAIDAACEQPDGGYDYPTNAPDFKAKLEERFGEGNIPRAVLRMGVDAPPSNECFVANAVTEIPVNPPGGGWVLIIAGEERGRVCINSNELDTGGNPYSSYICE, from the coding sequence ATGAAGGTAAGAAGTTTTAGAAAAAATCAAGGGTTTACCCTTATTGAATTGATGATAGTAATAGTAGTTGTGGGGATTCTCCTCGCTATTCTTCTTGGACGACTAACTTTGATAATGGACAGGGCTCGTGAGAAGACAACCCATAAGAATTTAAAGAACATTAAGCTTGCTATAGATGCTGCCTGCGAACAACCTGATGGTGGATACGATTATCCAACAAACGCTCCTGACTTTAAAGCGAAGTTGGAAGAAAGGTTTGGGGAGGGAAATATTCCAAGGGCTGTATTGCGGATGGGTGTTGACGCTCCTCCCTCCAATGAGTGCTTTGTAGCAAATGCTGTAACAGAGATTCCAGTTAACCCCCCCGGAGGAGGCTGGGTGCTTATAATAGCTGGTGAGGAGAGGGGTAGGGTTTGTATAAATAGCAACGAGTTAGATACCGGTGGAAATCCATATAGTTCCTACATCTGTGAGTAA
- the miaB gene encoding tRNA (N6-isopentenyl adenosine(37)-C2)-methylthiotransferase MiaB gives MKAFIKTYGCQMNKYTSLVYSKELSQLGYEMTENEERADVILLNTCSVRKHAEDRACGRLNTLLSLKRKNPNLKIGIVGCMAERLGNRLFERFPQLDFIISPNDIEKIRNVIGKEKPCEVQENFPCQKGIKAFVPVSFGCSNYCSYCIVPYTTGCLKSRKRDEIIRECEFLLKNGIKEITLLGQDITSYGRDLNNGNLADILSSVSSLGVLRIRFITSHPKGIDDEIIGLIASKKNICPHLHLPLQSGSNKILSLMNRGYTIEYYITLVEKIRKSLPEPSITTDIIVGFPGETKEDYEKTEKALEFIKFDAGFLFKYSPREGTAAYKLKEELSEEEKTERLNHLIKMQNEISYKKNKCLIGRECNVLVEGENLKDKKSLLGRTDTDKMVVFNGERSLIGKIIKVKIEDASTYTLKGRCKTN, from the coding sequence ATGAAGGCATTTATTAAGACTTATGGCTGCCAGATGAATAAGTATACATCCCTTGTCTATAGCAAGGAATTGTCTCAGCTTGGCTATGAGATGACAGAAAATGAAGAGAGGGCAGATGTTATTCTTCTTAATACCTGTAGCGTGAGAAAGCATGCTGAGGATAGGGCCTGTGGAAGGCTTAATACCCTTTTATCCCTAAAGAGAAAAAATCCAAATTTAAAGATTGGCATTGTTGGGTGTATGGCAGAAAGGCTTGGCAATAGGCTTTTTGAGAGGTTTCCCCAGCTTGATTTTATCATTTCCCCAAATGATATAGAGAAGATAAGGAATGTAATAGGAAAAGAAAAACCTTGTGAGGTTCAAGAAAATTTTCCCTGCCAAAAAGGGATTAAGGCATTTGTCCCGGTTTCCTTTGGCTGTTCCAATTATTGCTCATATTGCATTGTTCCATATACCACAGGATGCCTTAAAAGCAGAAAAAGGGACGAAATCATTAGAGAATGCGAATTTTTATTGAAGAATGGCATAAAGGAGATAACCCTGCTTGGTCAGGATATAACATCCTATGGAAGGGATTTAAATAATGGAAATTTAGCAGATATTTTAAGCTCGGTTTCAAGCCTGGGGGTTTTAAGAATAAGGTTTATCACCTCCCATCCAAAGGGGATAGATGATGAGATAATTGGGCTTATTGCTAGCAAGAAAAACATTTGTCCACACCTTCATCTTCCCTTACAATCTGGCTCTAATAAAATTCTTTCCCTGATGAACAGGGGTTACACAATTGAATATTACATTACACTTGTAGAGAAAATAAGAAAAAGCCTTCCAGAGCCTTCCATTACCACAGACATCATTGTTGGATTTCCAGGAGAAACTAAAGAGGATTACGAAAAGACAGAAAAGGCTCTGGAATTTATAAAATTTGATGCAGGATTTTTGTTTAAGTATTCACCAAGGGAAGGAACAGCTGCTTATAAATTAAAAGAGGAATTAAGCGAAGAAGAAAAAACAGAGAGGCTAAACCATCTTATTAAAATGCAAAATGAAATATCTTACAAGAAAAACAAATGCCTTATAGGAAGAGAATGCAATGTCCTGGTTGAGGGAGAAAACCTTAAAGATAAAAAATCCTTGCTAGGAAGGACAGATACAGATAAAATGGTTGTATTTAATGGAGAGCGTTCTCTAATAGGAAAGATTATAAAAGTAAAGATTGAGGATGCTTCAACCTATACACTAAAAGGAAGATGCAAAACAAACTAG